In the Campylobacter lari genome, GTCAGCTCTCATATTACCATTTAAAACAGCATCTATCATCTCATCTAAATCTTTAATTAAATCAATATTTGGGTCATCAATAGTTAAAGAGTTATTTGCACTAAATACAAAACCAGAACCATTGCTTACCTCGCCTGCTGGAGGAAAACCACTGTTTGAATTTGAATCTTTTAAAGTAAGACCTATATTTGTATTAGTTGAAAATTTATCAGTAATACTTATACGACCCTTATAATCCATACTAACTTCTACAAAATCTTTAGAATCATTTATATTTTGTTGAATAGTTTGAAAATCACCATTATTTATTGTTCCGTTTGCATTTGCATTAATTGTAGTAGTTGGAACCTTATCACTTGCAAACATACCTATAATATCATTTAATTGACCATAAGTAATATCCTCAGGTCTTGTTTGCATACCTACTGAAGTTCCTGTTGCTTCATTATATTGAGAGTGAGTAATAGGAAAACTTATAGTTTTAGTAGGATCATTTGGATCTTGGTAGCTAACTTTGGAATTTTCTAAGTCAATTTCAACCTTATATTTTTGACCACTTTTAGAAGTAATCTCCATTTCAAGTTTTTGACCCTTCATGTCCCCATTAGCATTTGCTAAAACTTCACTAAGTTTTGTACTATCAGTAGCATACTCACTAGTGCCTTTAATCACTTGAGAAACATTACCAAAAACAGTATTGCCATCTTTTTCAAAAGGCACATCAAAATCAGCTCCATTGGTTTTATTACCATTGATATTACTTTTTATAAAATCTGTTTTATGTATATCTACAGTAAATTGTTCACCATTTACCTCAATAGTAACTGGACTTTTGGTATTATTCAAATCTCCACCATGTGCTGCTTGCATGATACGATTAGTCACTTCATCCATACTAATACCCTCAGCAGCAGCAGCTTCACTTAAAGCTTTGATTTGTTCCGCATCCTGAAGTTGCGGTGTCATAGCAACTGCATGAAAATCTAAAGAGCTATTACCCTCTTGTAAATTTTTAATTTCTATTTGGCCACTATCATTCATAGTTACTTCAACAACTTTATTTGCATCCGTATTACCATATAATTTACCAATATTTTCTAAAACATCGCCTATTTTATCTTCAGGCCCTACATTAATAGTTGCTTTAAAGCTTGTTCCATCAGGTCTAACACCTTGAATATACATAGATGAGCTTGGAAAAGGTAGTTTGCTATCTGCATAATCAAAATCTTTATCAGGGTCAAGTCCACCATTTTTCACATAATTTTGACCTATAAGATAAGAAAATTTAGATTCTTCATCTAAATATTTTTTTTGCTCAGGATTAGAATTAACATCGTATCTACCATCTATCATAGATACATTTGTAGAGATAATCTTACTAATATTTGAATCAGGTTTAAAAAATAAATCCCAACCAGGTATGTTATAAGGAATTTGAGTTCCAGCACCACTTACTACGAAAATATTATCTTTGTTACCAGTATAATTTCCATATTTATCAAAAGGTTTTGTAGCTGTATTAGATCCTGCAAATAAATATTGCCCATTAATACTAGTATTTGCAATATTTACAATAGAATCTCTTACAAGTTTAAGCTCTTTTGCAATAGCTTCTCTTGAAGTTTGAGAATTTCCATCACTAGAAGCTTTTACTAAAAGTGTTTTAAATTTTTCCAAAAGCTCGGTAATGTTTTTTAAAGCTGTATCTGTATTTTTTGCCATTTCTTGCGCTGCTTGCGTTCCTTGAATAATCTGACCTATATTTGCCATCTCATATTCCAATCTTGAACCATTAATATAAATATTAGCATTTTCCCAAGAGTGCTGTATAAGCTGACCTGTTTGCAATTGCAAATTATATTTATTAAGTAAAGACTGACCATCCGTGTAATTTTGTATAGAAGTGTAGTAGTTATACTGGTTACTGATTCTCATTATTTTGCTCCGCAAATAAATTTTTTAATTATTTGCAAGCAAAAAAAGTTCCAATTTTAAAGATATTTTAATTTACTATATAAATATTTTTATATTGCTTTAATTTTTTTTTAGTATAATTTCACATTCTATATTTTTAATTTAAAATCTTAAAAAGCCCGAGTGGTGAAACTGGTAGACGCGCCAGACTCAAAATCTGGTAAGGGCAACCTTGTGTCGGTTCGAGTCCGACCTCGGGCACCATTTGTTTTTTACTCCCAAGTGTTATTTTTCAATAAATTATCTTTAAAATCCTATATTTAAGGGATTATATAAACATTCTTTTTTATTCTATTTTGTTATTTTTTGTGTTAAAATATTGCAAAAAAAGTGGGTTACTTTTAAAAAAGTGGGCTACTAAATGGGTTACTTTTTACAATAATACAAAGAATAAAAATGGCAAAAATTAATAAACTTACAGATAGTTTCTTGAAAAGCGTAAAATGCGATAATGGTAAAAAATTTATAAAATTTAGCGATCCTAGTATAAAAGGATTGTATGTTTTTGTTTATCCTAGTGGTAGAAAACTATTTAAAACAAGACAAGCTAATGATACTTATATAACACTTGGGGAATATCCCTTGCTTTCCCTAGCAGAACTTAGAGAAATAGCTATAAATTCACACAAACTAAAAGCCAAGGGTCAAAACATAAGCAATGCAAAAAGATTGAAATTTGGCGTATTATATGATGAAGTATTAGAAAATGCAAGAAAGAGTAATTTAGCAGCGAAAACAATCCAAAGAGGACTAAGCTACAAAGAAGGTATTTTTAAATCTTTAGAATATAAAAATATTAATGATATAAAAAGAGTAGATATTGTTAATATTTTAAAGACCATAGAGCATAAAAGCGCTACGCTTCAAAAAGCAAAGATATGGATAAATAAAGTATTTGAATATGCTTTGCAACTTGAGATCATAGAAAACAATCCCGTAGCTTCTATCAAAAACAATATTGTATTTAAAAAACCAAATCAGGTTATACACCAACCTACCCTATTAGATGAATCTGATATTAAAGAATATATAAATACTCTAATACATTCAGATATCAAACAAAGTCATAAAAATTTAATGCTTTTTGTGCTTTTAACAGCCCAAAGACCTGGCAATGTTATAAAAGCTACTTGGGATGAGATAGACTTTAAAAATGAAATTTGGACTATATCAGCTCAAAAAATGAAAATGCGTAAAGAGCATAATATAGCATTAAGCAAACAAGCCATAAGTATATTAAAAAATCAATATGCGATTAAAGTCAATGATTATGTTTTTGCTGGTTCTTCTAAAAAAGGATGTAATAGTGAAAATATCACATGCAATACCAATAAACGCTTAGGATATAAAGGAATTCAAAGCGCGCATGGATTTCGTGCTATGTTTAGAAGCATTGCAAACGAAAAGCAATTGGAACATGGAGTAAGTATGGATATAGCAGAGCAATGCTTAGCTCATGAGCAAAAAAATGCAATATTGAAAGCTTACAATAGAAGTAAAAATATAGAATTAAAAAGAAGATTAATGCAGTGGTGGGGAGATTATATAGAAAAACTTGCAGGAAAGCTTAGCTAACCTTGCAATATTTTATCCAATCATCGATTTCTTTCTTTTCATACATTAAAACTTTTCCCACTCTAACACCCTTTGGAAAGTTATAAATAGCTTGATTTTTTCTCATTCTCATTTTTCTTATCCTATCAACGCTAAAACCCAAATACTGTGCAACTTCTTTTGTACTTAATAATTTCATATTAATCCTTTTTAATGTTTGTTTCTAAATTGAGTGATTTTATAATGGCTTTTTGCTCTTCATAACTTAAAGTATGTGCTAATAATACTTTGACATTCTCAAAATCAAAACTATTATAAGAAACTCTTGTATCTATAAGCTTTATACATATTCTTTTAAGCTCTACATCAAGCCAAGCCTCTATCTTCCAATAATGTCTAATTTCTTCTTCTAAAGAGTTACATCCATTAGAAAATGAAAGATCATTTCTTATAGAAAGAAATTCTTTAAGCATTTTTGATAATTGTTGTTTTATTTCTTCTAAGTGTTTTTCTATCAAATTTCTTTGATCTAAAAAATCTTTCATCATTTGCAGCATTTTGTCTCCTTTATATTTAATCTTTTATTGAATTTATCTTTTAAAATCTGATAATTATAATTTATTAAATCATCAAGTCTTCGTTTTGTTTCACCTATGATGTTTTTAGTAAGATTTTCGCTCCATAAAGCGAAATCTAGCTCATTAAAAATTACCAAACCATACTTAGCTAACTCTTTTTGTAAAAGCCTTAAATTTTCTTCATTGCTAAAATCCTTTCTTCTTTTTAAAACCTCTAATGCACCTTTACAAATATCTAATTCATCTTTTGTTTGATTTAGATCATACTTTAAAGCTTTAATTTGATTTTTGAAATTAGTTTTTTGCTGTACTAGTTGAGATTTATAGCCTATCTTTTGATGATGATTTAAAGAATTTAGTCTTTGATTTTCATCGCTTAAAGTTTTAAATCTAGCTTGTGTTTGCTCTCTTAAAAGCTTAGCTACTTTTTTGCGGTATTCTTTAGCCTTAGGACTTTTGATAAAAAATCCAAGCATATAAACACCTTCTAAAGTCCATTTGATTACTCTTTGTCTTCCACCTTTTGTTTGCTCATAATCGTAGAAATAATGAATATTTTCTATGAGTTCATCGGCGTTTCTTGAAAAATGACTTAAAATTGCATTTTTTGTAACTTTGTAAAATGAAGCAACTTGTATCGAAGTATTATTTTGTATTTGTGATAGCATATCAACCCTTTCATTATTATGCTTTGAAAGGGTTGTTTGTGATTTTAGTGTTTGCTTTCTTTTGTTTTGTCTTTTTTATTTACATAATAAGTCGCATAAATTGCAACTACTACCGCAAAGGCTAAGATGATGTATTGTCCCATTATTTATCCTTTCGTGTGATATACATTGTATAAACACTAAGTGCAGTTATAATATAAGGTGCTATATCTGTGCTTAAGTTCATTATAGCATAAGAGCCATTTACAAAAAGCCCTAAACCTATATTTCTTAATAATTCTCTCATAATTAATTCTAACACAAAAATCTTAAACAACCCTAATTCAAAGAACATAAATTACTAATTTTAGTAATTATGTAAGAATTATATACTATTTTTAGGATAAAGTCAAGTAAATAAAACTAATTTTAGTAAAATAATTAAAATAATTTCTAAAATTAGTATTTATAAGGTATATTCATTTTGTGGATACCTTATAACTCACTTGCTATTTTATAAGCCTTTTTAAAAATCTCTAGTTTTTCTTTTAAAGCTTTGTTTTCAATCAAAAGATTTAAAGCAAGTTCTGCCATTTTTGGAATTTTCGTAGTAGCCCAACCCGATATAGTTGTTTGTGGCACCCCCAAAATCTCGCTTAGTTCCTTTTGTGTGATATTTAACTCCTTGCAAACTTCTTTAACGATGTTTTCTTCTGCCATATTACTCCTTTATTGAGGACCTTTATATCCAATCATCCAATAACCATTGGTTATTTTTATGTCTAAAAAACCATTATGAGTATCACAATTTATAGTAAAATTATATTTTCCACCACATTCATCAGCTTTTAATACTTCATTTAATAAAGTTTCCTCTCCTTTATTCTTTAATAGTATTTTAATTTTTTCTGAAAATTTAGGAACATCACTTTTTAAAGAAAATAGTTTATCATATTCATATTGATTTAATGTCATGTAGTCTCCTTGATTTTATTTGTAGTGTTTAAAATTTTAAACACTACTTAATATTTATTATAAACCAAAAAATCTGAAATATATATTACAAAATGGATTGTATTATTTAAAAAGCTGCTTTATAATGGGTTGAAAGCGTATCTAATACTTTTAATTTTTCTTTTAAATCTATATTTTCTAATGTATACATTTTATCCCTCTTTATTTTCTTGATTAAAAAGA is a window encoding:
- the flgL gene encoding flagellar hook-associated protein FlgL, giving the protein MRISNQYNYYTSIQNYTDGQSLLNKYNLQLQTGQLIQHSWENANIYINGSRLEYEMANIGQIIQGTQAAQEMAKNTDTALKNITELLEKFKTLLVKASSDGNSQTSREAIAKELKLVRDSIVNIANTSINGQYLFAGSNTATKPFDKYGNYTGNKDNIFVVSGAGTQIPYNIPGWDLFFKPDSNISKIISTNVSMIDGRYDVNSNPEQKKYLDEESKFSYLIGQNYVKNGGLDPDKDFDYADSKLPFPSSSMYIQGVRPDGTSFKATINVGPEDKIGDVLENIGKLYGNTDANKVVEVTMNDSGQIEIKNLQEGNSSLDFHAVAMTPQLQDAEQIKALSEAAAAEGISMDEVTNRIMQAAHGGDLNNTKSPVTIEVNGEQFTVDIHKTDFIKSNINGNKTNGADFDVPFEKDGNTVFGNVSQVIKGTSEYATDSTKLSEVLANANGDMKGQKLEMEITSKSGQKYKVEIDLENSKVSYQDPNDPTKTISFPITHSQYNEATGTSVGMQTRPEDITYGQLNDIIGMFASDKVPTTTINANANGTINNGDFQTIQQNINDSKDFVEVSMDYKGRISITDKFSTNTNIGLTLKDSNSNSGFPPAGEVSNGSGFVFSANNSLTIDDPNIDLIKDLDEMIDAVLNGNMRADSEGSDPRNTGLQGALERIDHLQDHVRKMQTTIGAYTNNIEETNKRMTFLNINVASIKSGVTDADYGQTYMQFMQTMVSYQAMLSATSKISQISLLNYL
- a CDS encoding helix-turn-helix domain-containing protein, whose amino-acid sequence is MAEENIVKEVCKELNITQKELSEILGVPQTTISGWATTKIPKMAELALNLLIENKALKEKLEIFKKAYKIASEL
- a CDS encoding tyrosine-type recombinase/integrase — encoded protein: MAKINKLTDSFLKSVKCDNGKKFIKFSDPSIKGLYVFVYPSGRKLFKTRQANDTYITLGEYPLLSLAELREIAINSHKLKAKGQNISNAKRLKFGVLYDEVLENARKSNLAAKTIQRGLSYKEGIFKSLEYKNINDIKRVDIVNILKTIEHKSATLQKAKIWINKVFEYALQLEIIENNPVASIKNNIVFKKPNQVIHQPTLLDESDIKEYINTLIHSDIKQSHKNLMLFVLLTAQRPGNVIKATWDEIDFKNEIWTISAQKMKMRKEHNIALSKQAISILKNQYAIKVNDYVFAGSSKKGCNSENITCNTNKRLGYKGIQSAHGFRAMFRSIANEKQLEHGVSMDIAEQCLAHEQKNAILKAYNRSKNIELKRRLMQWWGDYIEKLAGKLS
- a CDS encoding helix-turn-helix transcriptional regulator, with amino-acid sequence MKLLSTKEVAQYLGFSVDRIRKMRMRKNQAIYNFPKGVRVGKVLMYEKKEIDDWIKYCKVS
- a CDS encoding BRO-N domain-containing protein; its protein translation is MLSQIQNNTSIQVASFYKVTKNAILSHFSRNADELIENIHYFYDYEQTKGGRQRVIKWTLEGVYMLGFFIKSPKAKEYRKKVAKLLREQTQARFKTLSDENQRLNSLNHHQKIGYKSQLVQQKTNFKNQIKALKYDLNQTKDELDICKGALEVLKRRKDFSNEENLRLLQKELAKYGLVIFNELDFALWSENLTKNIIGETKRRLDDLINYNYQILKDKFNKRLNIKETKCCK